The Thermosynechococcus sp. CL-1 genomic interval ACTAGCGGCTGAAATTATCCGTGCCCGCGAGCAAAAGCCCTTTCAATCCTTGGCCGATCTAGATGCCGTCCCCGGTGTCGGGCCGAAGCTCCTCGAACGCTTGCGCGATCGCGTGACGTGGTAATGTCCTCGCAAGCCACACCTAATAGGTTACAAGGGTGGTAATTGGCACATTGGGAAGTTTGTGCCGTCCTCCCAAGTCCGTCAGCTCAACAATAAAGGCAAAGCCATGGAGTTCAGCTTGTGCTTTTTGGATCAGACCCGCCGCCGCTGCTGCTGTGCCCCCTGTGGCAATCAAGTCATCGACAATTAACACCCGCCGCCCTGGTTCAATGGCATCTTGGTGCATCTCGAGGCGATCGCGCCCATACTCTAGCTCATACTCCACAGCATAGACCGGCGCGCAGAGTTTACCCGGTTTGCGCAAAGGGATAAAGCCGGCTCCCAAGCGATAGGCCAAGGGAGCGCCAAAAATAAATCCCCGTGACTCGATGCCAGCCACATAGTCAATGCCATCGTTGGCGTGTTTTTCCACCAATTGGTCAATGACGTAGCGCAGCCCCGCCTGATTTTGCAGCAGCGTTGTTAAATCCCGAAACAAAATGCCTGGCTTAGGGAAGTCTGGGACATCGCGAATCAGGGATTTGAGATCCATAGGTAGTTAGGTTCCAATCAGTTCAGAAGCATCCTATCTTAGATCCTGTCTAACGCCAAAAGTAGTGGGCAATAAAGATAACCGCCAATCCCCAGAGAGCAGGATGCACTTCTCTCCCTTTGCCTGCCGCCCATTTCACGATTGGATAGCTAATAAATCCCACCGCTAGCCCCTCACTGATGGAGTAGCTCAAGGGCATCACCAACACCACTAAAAAAGCAGGAATCGCTTCCGTGAGATCAGACCAAGGAATGTCTGGGAGCGATCGCGCCATAAAGACACCGACCAGCACCAAGGCCGGTGCCGTCGCAAAACTGGGAATGGCGGTCGTAATCGGCAAAAACAGCAGTGAGAGCAAAAACAAGCCCCCCACCATCAGCGCCGTTAGCCCCGTCCGTCCCCCCACGGCAATGCCTGCTGCCGATTCAATATAGGTGGTCACTGTGGAAGTGCCAAAGAGGGCGCCAACAATTGTCCCCACTGCATCCGCCATAAAGGCTCCCAAAGCGCGGGGGAAATGTCCCTGCTGATTGAGAAACCCCGCCTGTACCCCCACCGCAGAGAGCGTGCCCACGGTGTCAAACATATCGGTAAAAAGCAGTACCAAGGTGACCAAGAGAAAAGACCCCAACTGCTGCGGTTGTAATTGTCCAAAACCCACTAAGGCTTGACCAAAGAGATGGGACGGCCATTGCGGCCATTGGATCAAACCTGTCGGCCAAGGGGTAGCTCCCACTAGCCATGCAGCCAAGGCAGTCATCATCACTCCCCAAAAAATCGCGCCCCGCACCCCCTTAGCACAGAGAAACGCCGTCAAAAGAATCCCAAGGGCAGCGAGGATGGGTGGCCATGTGTCAAAGGTGGTGAGTTTTGTTTTCGTGGCGGCATCAGCAATGATAATTCCCGCATTGCTAAGGCCAATGTAGGCGATAAATAGCCCCACCCCGGCAGCGATCGCCACCTTCAAGGACATGGGAATCATATTTACAATCAGCGATCGCACCCCCGTTAGGGTCAGCAGCACAAACACAATGCCCTCGAGGAGAACAGCACTCAACGCCAATGGCCAAGGCAACCCCATTTGCCCCACCACCGCAAAAGCAAAAAAGGCATTGATGCCCATGCCGGGGGCCAACGCAATCGGGTAATTTGCCCAAATCCCCATCAGCATGCTACCCACTGCCGCCGATACTGCGGTTGCAATCACTAACTCCCCCTGCAAATCCTGTGGTTGCGCTAAAAAAATAGCATTGGAAAGAATTTGCGCATTCACCGGCAGGATGTAGGCCATCGTTAGAAATGTTGTCAGTGCCGCCAGTGCCTCGGTAGGGAGTGAGGTGTGTGCTTGCTGCAAATTGAACCAATCCCTAAAGCGTAAGTACCCATGTCTCCTCAAGAGGTTGCTCCTTTGTGCAAGAGTTATTCAAGTTTATTTACACTGAAGCCCAGTATGAGTGAATTTGATAAGGTTTGGACTTGTCCCTAACAGAGAGATTCGCCACTTCTATGCTGGAGTACTCTTGAAATGGAGCCTTTTGGGGAAAGGTATAATATTTGGGGAAAGGTATAATATAGGGAGCAGGACATGGATGTGAGCGAGATTACATCACCTCTCTCAAGTTTGCGGTTAAATTATATCAACTGTGTATAAAAGCTAAAAATTGAGGGCATATTCAACTCAGCATCAGCAGCAACGAAGTTCTTCTAGTCAAGATATATTGATAGAGCAAAGGTTGGGGCAATAAAGGACAGGCCAATGATGAAAAAACTGGTGCGCTCACTGAAACGTCGCTATCCCCGTTCGGGGTATCGGCAGCGGGGGTTTACTCTGCCTTTGGTCTTGGGCATGGGACTGATCATGATTGTGGTTGCCCTAACCCTGCTCTCGCGATCGCAACTGGATGTGAGCACTGCTAGCTTGCAAAAACAAACTCAGCAGGCCTTTGCGGTGGCTGAAGGCGGTATGGCCCGTACCCTTGGCTTACTCAATGGCAACTACCAGATTCTGCTGCGCCGCACCTATAACCCCGCTAACAATACGAACTTTAATCCTGCCCGCCCCTACCTGATCAGTCGCGCAGCGGATGCAACAAAAGTGGGTCAGCCCAATACCACGGGTTTGAATGTTCCTGCTGTGAATGAATGGACAGCGGCGAGCCTTGGTTCTGATGCGCCCCCCTGCTTTACCCTCGATAACCTAAATACGATTGTCCTCAACGGCACAATTGGCACCCCTGTGCAGGGCAATTACCGTATTCTCTCCTATCTCTACGATGCGCCAACGCAAACAGGACACCTGTTGATCGAAGGTCGCTTGCCCAATAACTCGCCGGCGAATGCCTTCATCTTGCAAAAGATGGTGATTACGGATCGCAGCGTGCCCTCCAACTTCCCTGGCCTGCTGGCACAAAGCATTAACCTCGGCAACAATGATGTCTTTGGCACCGTCAACGGCAACGTGATCTGCACCAATCCTGCCAACTGTGTGGTTCCCCAAGCCCAGTGCCAAAATGGCCAGCCGACCCAACAGGGACTGCGCAGTGCCATCGGAGCGCTCAATAACGCGATTATTGAGGGGACGATCGCCATCAACAAGATTAACCTACCGCCTTTTCCTGAAGTGCCCGCTGCGGTGGGTGGTTCCGTGCTAGGGAGTGTTCCCCTGACTACGCTACCCAGTTGGTTGCCATCCAGTCAACGCGAAGACTTTGAGAAAGCCCTAGAACCAAGAGATGACTACTACAGTCAAGGTGCCTACGCCAACTTTCCGATTCGAGGACAAGGCCAAAATCCTCCCCAAGACTCACAGGACATTACAGGTAGAACAGCTGACCGAAACTTTCCCCGTTCAGGGGACTATCCCTACGTTGACCCCGATCCCAACATTCCCTTCTTTATTCCCGATCCCCTACGCCCCGGGGAGCGAATCGTCAATCCTAACAAAGTTTACTACGCCTATCGCATTCGCAACATTAACCTCAGTGGTAACGAGAGGGTGAGATTTGATACGACTAAATATGCCATTCGCCTCTACGTCAGTGGCAACATCTCCCTCAGTGGTAATGCAGGGATTGACAATACATGTTCCCCAGACTCTTCTACCTGCGGTACCGGCGCTAATATGGGACTTCCCTCGGGTGTCGGCACACCGGATCGTCTGCGGATCTATGGCAACCCCCCAGACCCAACCAATGCGATACCTGACCAAGAATTCACCCTTAGCGGTGGCTCCACAGTAGGAAGTGTCTTTGTTTATGCGCCTGATGCGAAGGTAGGCATCAATGGCGGCAGTCGCGAGCCAGATATCTTCGGTGCAGTTTGGGCAAAAACGTGGAATGGTTCTAGCTCCAACAATGCTGAAATCAGGGTGCCCGATCGCCTGCCTGAAGCCCTAGGGGGCAACTATACCAATGCTTCAATTGTGGTGGCACGCACCACGGAAGCCAGCAACTGGAACCGCTTAGCCCAGTACTAAACGCCGGAGGCGATGTTGATGACTCACCATAAACTCTGTTTCCACTGGCTGGTAAAGCAACGTTCCCAAGGCTTTACCCTTGCGGAGGTTTTGGCTTCTATTCTGGTGATTAGCCTCTTTACCATCGCTGCCATGCAGGCCATTGTGGTGGCCGCCTTTTTCCAAGCGGATGCCCGCAAATTTGCCGAGGCCAGTCACTGGATCCAAGATGATCTGGAAAATATCAAAATTGTTGCCTACGATCTCTGCCAAACCAAGTTTGCCCAACGCAAATTGGCCGCTTCTGCTCAAAGCACGGATACAACCCTCACGTTGGCGCTCATCGAACCCGGTGAAAGTGACTACGATCAAGCCATGCCCCCAGAGTATCGCACCGGGGGTGCCTGTCCAGTAACTTCACCCACGGATGGGTTTCGAGTGGGCGATCGCGTTCTCATTGGTTCGGACTCGGGCACACGCCGTATTGTCTCTATGTCAGCCAACACGATTACCTTGGACTCGCCAGTAGGGGGCTATCGGGGCGTGGGCACCCGCGTTTATGCCCGCTGTCGGATTCAGCCCAACGAAACGAACGGGATTGATGGGGGGTTTGGTGCCTACCTGCAAACGCTGATTCCGCCCTTGAACAGCAATAACAACAACCGTCCGATTGTCAATGACACTTTTACATTAACCCGTACGCCAACAACCCGCGCGGAAGCGCCCTTCCAAACCCTAGAACTGGCCTATTCTGTGCGCAATAGTAACAACCGCGTCGTTGCTCAACTATCAACCGAGGTGGTGCCCAATGCGTTTTTCCGCTGTCCGTGAGCAGGGCATGACCCTGATTGAAATCCTGATTGTCCTGACGGTGGCAGCGATTTTAGCGGTGGCTGTCACGCCGAGCTTTCTCTATTGGCTAGAAACGCAGCGGGTCAACCAAGCCCTTGAAAGCCTAGAGGGGGCACTGCGGGAAGCGCAACGGGAGGCAATGCGGCGCAACCAAACCTGTCGAGTGACGATTAACACAGGCACCAATCCTACTATCGCGGGGGATCCACCCCAATGTCTGCCCAATGGCTCCCGCCAACTGGAAAACGTGACCCTGCGTCGAGGAATAGGAACTGCCGCCGTACGGTTTGGCTTTCAGGGGCGCACCAGTAGTACAGGTACGATTGTGATTGCCTCCACAAGCCATCCGACCCTGCAGCGCTGTTTGGTGGTGTCTTTAGGATTGGGGATAATGCGTACGGGCAATTACCTCGCAACGGACACCACGGATGCAACTGCCGCTAACTGTCAAGCGCGCAATTAAGGAGCAGGGAGATGCAGGACTGGCGCAGAGGCAATCGCGGCTTTACATTGACGGAGTTACTGGTAGCGGCTGCCGTTGGCAGTATTGTTGTGGCCATGAGTGGTTGGGCAATGGTGGCTATCCTGCAAAACAATCGTCGTGTTGAAGAGCAGGCAATTACCCGCATGAACCTGAGCCGCGCCCTCGACTTTATCTCCGATGATATTCGCTCAGCCATTCGCATTTCAACAACGGCACCCTCCGATTGGACGATTCCAAGTGGTGGCTACCAATTGGTGATGTTTATGGAAAAACCAGCGGATAACCTCGAGGAGCAGGACAACGGCACTTTGGCCAGCACAACCCGTGTGGCCTATTACACCCGTCCCAAGACAAGCAATGTGGTGTGGCGAGGCCCGATGATTCTCTATCGCCAAAAAATTGGTGACTCTACCCCCAATGCGTTAATTGATGGCATTGCCAACACGAGTCCCAACTGCACCAATAACTTGCCGGGCGCGACGGATAGTGGCACCAACAAGGGTGGATTTCGAGTTTTTGTGCAGCACAACCGCAACGTTAAGCTCTGCATTGCCGGTTTGGTGGAGTCAACGGGTACGGTTTACCAAGCAGAAACCCTTGCCGCCGTGCGATCCGGATCTGCGACCCCTACTCCCTAGCGGCAGCAGCATTCCTTGAGAGGTACTTTTGGGAACACTGATAGCTTCTCCTCTTCACTCGGATAGAATAGGCTCAAAACGGTGAAAGTTCCTAGGGAACGGGATGACCTCCCCTTTACTTTACGTACCCCCTGTTTGACAAAAGGGTCATCGTTTTTCTATTGCGGCTGTTATAGGGATGCAACCATGATTTGGCTTTTTTATAGTCTGATGACTATTCTTGGCATTGGTCTGCATTTGTGGCGACAGCCTCACCAGCGTACACGGGCAGGGATCATCCATGTCAGCTTGCTGTACCTACTGGTTATTTTTGTGGGAATTGGGGGGGTGATGAGTGCGTTGGTGCATACGTTTGATGCTGCAGCGACGGCTCGCAAAATTGGCTGGTTACCGGGGAGTCCTTTCCAATTTGAGGTCGCAATGGCGAATCTGGCCTTTGGGATTCTTGGCCTGCTCTGTATTTGGCAACGAGGATTGTTTTGGTCAGCAACAGGGATTGGTTTCTCGGTCTATGTGTTGGGATGTGCCTATGGCCACTACCAACAGATGTTGCTGGGAAATTTTGCCCCCTACAATGCTGGCTGGGGGATTTGGCTTTACGATGTTGGCGTACCGTCGTTGATCTTGACATTGCTGTGGGGCCGCAGTCGCTGGAATGTGTCCCACCCTCATAGGAATGTGAGTAAATCCTAACACCAATCGCCCTCAGAGCTGGTGACCGAGTGATTTTCAACTTAACAGAACAGGCGCGATCGCAAGGGGGAGTGTAGGATAGGGAAGGCGTGATTGAAATCCTTTGGCTGCGTTGTCCCTATGCCTCGTCGTACCGATATTTCAAAAATTCTCATTATTGGTTCGGGTCCGATTGTCATTGGTCAAGCCTGTGAATTTGACTATTCGGGAACCCAAGCCTGTAAGGCGTTGCGCGAGGAAGGGTACGAGGTGATCCTGATTAACTCCAACCCCGCCACCATCATGACGGATCCTGAGACCGCTGATCGCACGTACATTGAACCCCTCATCCCGGAAATGGTGGAAAAAGTCATTGCCGCCGAACGCCCCGATGCCCTACTGCCCACAATGGGGGGACAAACGGCCCTGAACTTGGCGGTGGCTCTGTCAAAATCGGGGGTTCTCGATCGCTATGGGGTGGAACTGATTGGGGCTAAGTTGCCAGCCATTGAAATGGCCGAGGATCGCAAGCTCTTTAAGGAGGCAATGCAGCGCATTGGTGTGGGGGTGTGTCCCTCTGGCTTGGCCAATACCCTCGAAGAGGCGCGGGCGATCGCCCAAGAGATTGGGGTTTATCCCCTGATTATTCGCCCCGCCTTTACCCTAGGGGGCACTGGGGGCGGCATTGCCTACAACCAAGAGGAATTTGAAGAAATTGCCGCTGCCGGTCTCGATGCCAGTCCTGTCTCACAAATCCTTATTGAGCAATCCCTGATTGGCTGGAAAGAATACGAACTGGAAGTGATGCGGGACATGGCCGATAACGTGGTCATTATCTGCTCCATTGAGAACGTGGATCCCATGGGTATCCATACCGGCGACTCCATCACTGTCGCACCAGCGCAAACCCTGACGGATAAAGAGTATCAACGGCTGCGGGATGCTGCCATCAAAATCATTCGGGAAATTGGCGTAGAAACGGGCGGATCAAACATTCAGTTTGCCGTTAACCCGGAAACAGGGGAAGTGATCGTGATTGAAATGAATCCCCGCGTCTCCCGCTCCTCAGCACTCGCTTCTAAGGCAACTGGCTTTCCCATTGCCAAAATGGCGGCGAAATTGGCCGTGGGCTACACCCTGCCGGAAATCCCCAATGACATTACCAAGAAAACCCCCGCTAGCTTTGAACCCACGATTGACTACGTGGTCACCAAAATTCCCCGCTTTGCCTTTGAGAAGTTTCCCGGCTCGCAGCCGGTGCTGACCACCCAAATGAAGTCCGTCGGTGAAGCCATGGCCATTGGCCGCACATTCCAAGAGTCCCTGCAAAAAGCCCTGCGATCGCTGGAAACGGGACGCGCCGGCTGGGGGTGCGATCGCCCCGAAAAACTCCCCAGCCTTGAGCAACTGCGGGGGAAACTGCGCACACCCAATCCCGATCGCATCTTTGCCATTCGCCACGCCTTCCTTTTGGGGATGACCGTTGAGGAGATTTACGAACTGACGGCCATTGATCCGTGGTTCCTGCGGCAGATGCAGGGACTCCTAGAAACGGAAAAATTCCTCAAGCGCAGCAAACTAGAGCAACTCACCGCTGATGATCTCTGGCGGGTCAAGCAGCAGGGCTTTAGTGATGCCCAAATTGCCTACGCCACCAAAACCACCGATGATCAGGTGCGTGCCTATCGCCAATCCCTCGGTGTTGTTCCCGTCTATAAAACCGTGGACACCTGTGCCGCCGAGTTTGAGGCCTACACCCCCTACTACTACTCCACCTATGAGCGGCCGGTGGAACAGATTAACCCGGAGACGGGTGAGGTTGAACCCCTGCCGCCGCAATCGGAAGTGCTGCCCCCCCGCAAGCCGCGGGTAATGATTCTTGGCTCTGGCCCCAACCGCATTGGTCAAGGGATTGAATTTGATTACTGCTGCTGCCATGCTTCCTACGCGCTGCGGGCGGATGACTATGAAACAATCATGGTCAACTCCAACCCTGAAACGGTTTCTACGGATTACGACACCAGCGATCGCCTCTACTTTGAACCCCTGACGAAGGAAGATGTCCTCAACATTATTGAGGTGGAGCGCCCCATCGGCATTATTATTCAGTTTGGCGGTCAAACCCCCCTGAAACTCGCCTTACCCCTCCAGCAGTACCTCGAAACCCATGGCGATCGCCTCGGAACGCAAATCTGGGGTACCTCGCCCGACTCCATTGATATTGCCGAAGACCGCGAACGCTTCGAGAAAATCTTGCGGGAGCTGAATATCCCCCAACCCCCCAATGGCACCGCTCGCAGTTATGCCGAAGCCCTGAGTATTGCCCAGTGCATTAGCTACCCCGTAGTGGTGCGCCCCAGTTATGTGCTCGGCGGTCGCGCCATGGAAATTATCTATTCTGATGCCGAATTGGAGCGCTATATGAACGAAGCCGTTCAGGTGGAGCCAGAGCGACCGATTCTCATTGATAAGTATCTGGAAAACGCCATTGAAGTGGATGTGGATGCCATTGCTGATGCCAGCGGTACCGTGGTGATTGGCGGGATTATGGAACACATCGAACAAGCCGGGATTCACTCTGGGGATTCTGCCTGTAGCTTGCCCACCCAATCCCTTTCTCCTACCGTGTTGGAGACCATTCGCAGGTGGAGTATTGCCCTCGCCAAGGCCCTCAAAGTGGTGGGGCTGATGAACCTACAACTGGCAGTACAAGGGGAGCAGGTCTATATTTTGGAGGCCAACCCGCGGGCATCCCGTACGGTGCCCTTTGTCTCCAAGGCGATTGGCATTCCCCTTGCTAAAATGGCTGCCCGCCTGATGTCAGGCAAAACGCTTGCAGAACTCAATTTCCTCGATGAGAAGATTCCCAACCATGTCGCTGTTAAGGAAGCGGTTCTGCCCTTTGAAAAATTTGCCGGTACCGATACGGTGCTAGGACCTGAGATGCGCTCCACCGGTGAGGCGATGGGGATTGACATGACCTTTGGTGCTGCCTATGCCAAGTCTCAACTGGCGGCCAATCAAAGGTTACCTTTGAAAGGAACCGTTTTTGTATCGATGAGCGATCGCGACAAGGCAGCGATTGTGCCCGTGGTGCAGGAGTTGCAGTCCCTCGGCTTTCGGATTATTGCCACCGAAGGAACCCGCAATGCTCTGCTTGAGGCGGGTCTGAGTAATATTGAACTCATCCTCAAGCTTCATGAAGGGCGTCCCCATGTCCTCGATGCGATTAAAAATGAGCAGATTCACCTGATTCTGAATACGCCTTCGGGTCAGGAAGCCCGTACCGATGCCCAATTGATTCGTCGCACCGCCCTTGCCTACAAGATTCCGATTGTGACGACAATCGCCGGTGCCAAGGCGACGGCTGCCGCCATTAAAACCCTGCAAACCTCAACCCTCGGGGTACGGGCACTTCAGGACTACCATCGGGCGGAATGCTAAACATTGGTTTTGGCAACTATGTCTCGCCGCAGCGACTGCTGGCGATCGTCAGCCCCGACTCTGCCCCGATTAAACGCCTGATTCTCGAAGCACGGCAGCATCATCACCTCATTGATGCCACCCACGGCCGGCGGACTCGTGCCGTACTGGTCTTGGATGGGGAGATTGTCGTTCTCTCGGCGCTGCATCCTGAAACGTTGGTGGCGCGACTCAACCCACCCCCCTAGACGTCTCCAAAACATCAAAAAATAATCGTCACCCGCAGTGAGTCGGTGTAGAGGCCGGGGGCAACCCACTGCTGGGCAGGAATGCGACCGTAGATCGTCAGTGTATTGAGGACATTGTTGCCGGGAATAAACGGTCCCCGTTGCTGTGTGCCCCCAGTGCCATCGCCCCAAATGATACTGCGATTAGCATCGAGGTAGAGGTTATAGTTCAGGCGATCGCTCCCACTGCTCATTTGTCGCGGCGTAAAACTATTGCTGCCCCCTTGGCTTAGTTGAACCGTTACGGGGCGGTTGTTAAAGCGACCAGCCCCACCCCCCACACAGACAAATTGGACTTGACCAGTGGTATCCAGAGGAATGGGCGAAAAAGGATCATAGCTCCCAAAGTTCAAACCGGTCACACTTTGAAACTGACAACCCGTCCCCTGCGCCTGGGCGGCTGCCCAATACCCAAGGCAACTGAGGCCAGTGATGCATCCTATCGTGGCGAGTCGGGCAACGAACATGAAACTTCCCCTACGTCAGTAAAGAGATCGTCACTGGGTGGCAGTGTCAGTTGGAACGTACAGCGCAGTTGCTCGTAGGTCACTTCAGCAGTGTAGGTTCCTGCTTCTAGGGTATCAAAGTAAAATTCTCCCCTTGGCGAGAGGGGCGATAGGATTTTTTCCTTGTTGCGTTCTAGGGTGAGTTGTCCCAAATTGGGAATGATCCGCTCACTGCCCCGCAAAATCACCACTCGTCCGACATAGTTGCGACTGGGGCGGACATCAAAGCGGGCGATCGCTCCCCCACGAAAAGGCGGTGCAATCAGTAGCTCGGTGCGGCCAATGGCAAAATCAATGGGAATATCCTGATCCTCAATCCGCAAGGCATTGCCGTAGTAGGGCAGCAAGTCTGGAATCAAAATTTTACCGCGACGATTCGTGCGACCAATTTCTTGATTACTTAAGTAGGTGCGCACACCCCCCACATTGGGCACATCCACCAAGACAAAACTCCCCTGCACCGGTCGCGTGGCAAAAACTTCACCGCCAATTGTGACGAATCCCCCTTCCACCACCACTTGCGCCTGTCCTGTATCCCCTGCCTGCGCGTAGCCAATTTGGTAGCGGCTCCAAGGGGCATTGTAAGAAAATGTGCCACTGACAAAGGCCTGCTCATTGGCCTGAAGCACCTGTCCCTGATAGCCATAGCCGACGCCCGCTGGGAGCGATCGCGAGACGTTGAGGAAAGGAACCCCCTGATTTCCCTGTTGCAGCCAGCCGGTGTTAAGTGTCACCGCATTGTTCAGAAAGTAGTTAAACGTAACACTGATTTGGTTCACTGGCTGATCACTGCCAGAGAGGAAGCGCGAACCTTGCAGGTATAGACTGAGATTGCGGCGGAGTTGCACTTGAGCGAGAATCGTTGCCTGTTGCCGCACCCCTTGATCGCGGGGATTGGTAAAAAAGTACTGACCACTGATTGTTAGCCGCGACCCCAGACTGAGGGTAGCATTGGCAAAGCCCTCTAACTGCGGGCGATCGTCCCCCAAACCCAAGCCAGTATTGACATAGTTGCCACTGAGCAGGCGCACCCCACCACCAAAGGCCAGCCGCCGCCCCGGATAGTTGTAGCCAACAGCAACCCCACTCCCCAATTTTCCCTCAGTGGTACTCACCGCCGCCGCCACATCCAGCGTGCCAATGGGAATCGCCGTACTCAGGTTCAAGCCCGCATTCAAAAGATCGCCATTGCCTTCCAGACGTGCCCCCAGGGTCAAGTTATTCAAAATGCCCTGCCGATAGGCCGCCAAAAATTGCCCCTGATCTCCGTAGCTGAAATTCTCCGTGCCAAAATTTTCCCGCTCGGCACCGGCAGCCACAATAAACTCCGATAGTCCGGGGCGCAATAACGTAAACGACTGGACAAAATTACGGCTAAAGACCTGTTGATTGCCCTCAGCATCCTTTATCACAATTCGCAAGCGATTAAAGCCCCCAAAGGCGGGCAAATTTTTGAGAATAAACGGCCCCGGCGGTAACGTCACCTGCCGAATCAGCAAGTTATTCAGGTAAATTTCTGCGCTGCTGGGGGTGGTTACCTCACCCCGAAAGTCAAAGGCGGGTTGGCGAATCAGGTAAGGGCTAAGGCCAAAGTTGCGTTCCCAAACAATGCCCCCCCAAAGGCCACCCCCGCCCAACAGGTCACTGCTGATAAACGCATCCCCTAGGGTCAAAGTCGTGAGATGGCGCCGATGATCCAATCTAAAAGCGGTGAGTCCCCGTTGCAGGTTGCCATCGGCAGTCAACCCCAGCGTTGAGGTAAGGGCATTGCCACCAAAGCTAATCGCCACTTCACTGGCAGCCGTCAGTTGTTCAAAGTTATTCCAAAAAACGCCATAGTTCAGGTAGGCACTTAAGGGTTGGCTATAGCGAATCCCCGGCGGTTCATTACTCGGGTTAAAGTCAATGACCGTTTGTGGCAGTTGGGCTGCTCCCACCTGTAACCGTAGCACTAAGTTGGCATCATCCCGCTGGAATGTCATCTGCGGTGCCAACGACTGCAAGGAGACGTGCTCAATGCCTTGGATGATTTCGCGGCGACCGCCAATCTCCCTCAGACCGGCATTCACTAGATCCTGCAAAGGGATGAGCACATCGTCGCCACGCACCAAAACAATCACATCCCCCTTGGTAACGCGATTCACCTCAAGGGTATAAATGGCAGAGACTTCTGCTTGGGCAGAGACTGGAGCAGCCATCAGGAGGCTACTAAGCGCAAACGCCGTTGGGAGTAGAAATTTCAGTTGTAAGGGAGGGGTTGGTGCCCACAGACTGTAATTTGACTTGGCGCACTTGGGCACAGTTGGTTTGTGGTAGAGGAATATTCCTAAAGGGGCGATCGCGATCGGCCAACACATACACCGACTCCAGCATTCGCTCGAACACCACTGTTCCCTGCTCATTCAGCCCCTGAACAGTGATACCAAGGGTTTGAATGTGGACATTGCCTTTATTGCGCAGGACAAA includes:
- a CDS encoding fimbria/pilus outer membrane usher protein, giving the protein MAAPVSAQAEVSAIYTLEVNRVTKGDVIVLVRGDDVLIPLQDLVNAGLREIGGRREIIQGIEHVSLQSLAPQMTFQRDDANLVLRLQVGAAQLPQTVIDFNPSNEPPGIRYSQPLSAYLNYGVFWNNFEQLTAASEVAISFGGNALTSTLGLTADGNLQRGLTAFRLDHRRHLTTLTLGDAFISSDLLGGGGLWGGIVWERNFGLSPYLIRQPAFDFRGEVTTPSSAEIYLNNLLIRQVTLPPGPFILKNLPAFGGFNRLRIVIKDAEGNQQVFSRNFVQSFTLLRPGLSEFIVAAGAERENFGTENFSYGDQGQFLAAYRQGILNNLTLGARLEGNGDLLNAGLNLSTAIPIGTLDVAAAVSTTEGKLGSGVAVGYNYPGRRLAFGGGVRLLSGNYVNTGLGLGDDRPQLEGFANATLSLGSRLTISGQYFFTNPRDQGVRQQATILAQVQLRRNLSLYLQGSRFLSGSDQPVNQISVTFNYFLNNAVTLNTGWLQQGNQGVPFLNVSRSLPAGVGYGYQGQVLQANEQAFVSGTFSYNAPWSRYQIGYAQAGDTGQAQVVVEGGFVTIGGEVFATRPVQGSFVLVDVPNVGGVRTYLSNQEIGRTNRRGKILIPDLLPYYGNALRIEDQDIPIDFAIGRTELLIAPPFRGGAIARFDVRPSRNYVGRVVILRGSERIIPNLGQLTLERNKEKILSPLSPRGEFYFDTLEAGTYTAEVTYEQLRCTFQLTLPPSDDLFTDVGEVSCSLPDSPR
- a CDS encoding spore coat U domain-containing protein, producing MFVARLATIGCITGLSCLGYWAAAQAQGTGCQFQSVTGLNFGSYDPFSPIPLDTTGQVQFVCVGGGAGRFNNRPVTVQLSQGGSNSFTPRQMSSGSDRLNYNLYLDANRSIIWGDGTGGTQQRGPFIPGNNVLNTLTIYGRIPAQQWVAPGLYTDSLRVTIIF
- the carB gene encoding carbamoyl-phosphate synthase large subunit — translated: MPRRTDISKILIIGSGPIVIGQACEFDYSGTQACKALREEGYEVILINSNPATIMTDPETADRTYIEPLIPEMVEKVIAAERPDALLPTMGGQTALNLAVALSKSGVLDRYGVELIGAKLPAIEMAEDRKLFKEAMQRIGVGVCPSGLANTLEEARAIAQEIGVYPLIIRPAFTLGGTGGGIAYNQEEFEEIAAAGLDASPVSQILIEQSLIGWKEYELEVMRDMADNVVIICSIENVDPMGIHTGDSITVAPAQTLTDKEYQRLRDAAIKIIREIGVETGGSNIQFAVNPETGEVIVIEMNPRVSRSSALASKATGFPIAKMAAKLAVGYTLPEIPNDITKKTPASFEPTIDYVVTKIPRFAFEKFPGSQPVLTTQMKSVGEAMAIGRTFQESLQKALRSLETGRAGWGCDRPEKLPSLEQLRGKLRTPNPDRIFAIRHAFLLGMTVEEIYELTAIDPWFLRQMQGLLETEKFLKRSKLEQLTADDLWRVKQQGFSDAQIAYATKTTDDQVRAYRQSLGVVPVYKTVDTCAAEFEAYTPYYYSTYERPVEQINPETGEVEPLPPQSEVLPPRKPRVMILGSGPNRIGQGIEFDYCCCHASYALRADDYETIMVNSNPETVSTDYDTSDRLYFEPLTKEDVLNIIEVERPIGIIIQFGGQTPLKLALPLQQYLETHGDRLGTQIWGTSPDSIDIAEDRERFEKILRELNIPQPPNGTARSYAEALSIAQCISYPVVVRPSYVLGGRAMEIIYSDAELERYMNEAVQVEPERPILIDKYLENAIEVDVDAIADASGTVVIGGIMEHIEQAGIHSGDSACSLPTQSLSPTVLETIRRWSIALAKALKVVGLMNLQLAVQGEQVYILEANPRASRTVPFVSKAIGIPLAKMAARLMSGKTLAELNFLDEKIPNHVAVKEAVLPFEKFAGTDTVLGPEMRSTGEAMGIDMTFGAAYAKSQLAANQRLPLKGTVFVSMSDRDKAAIVPVVQELQSLGFRIIATEGTRNALLEAGLSNIELILKLHEGRPHVLDAIKNEQIHLILNTPSGQEARTDAQLIRRTALAYKIPIVTTIAGAKATAAAIKTLQTSTLGVRALQDYHRAEC
- a CDS encoding DUF370 domain-containing protein, with protein sequence MLNIGFGNYVSPQRLLAIVSPDSAPIKRLILEARQHHHLIDATHGRRTRAVLVLDGEIVVLSALHPETLVARLNPPP